From the genome of Vicia villosa cultivar HV-30 ecotype Madison, WI linkage group LG2, Vvil1.0, whole genome shotgun sequence, one region includes:
- the LOC131650621 gene encoding uncharacterized protein LOC131650621, with product MAEQRRGPGRPRTRNVEPETGPENAGVPWVQIMQQMQQQNQMMMQMMQGMQGQQPTAPAPTPQAAAGPDFRAFFRMDPPEFLGGLDPVIAHDWLYAMEMIFQAIQCTEEEKVIFASQKMKGPAGRWWNTESTYFTNRGIPKDWQHFKTAFLEKYYPNSVRALKKREFQSFKQGNMSVSEYAERFEDMAAYSRQAAYAPDELWKIDQFLMGLNADIVHSVSQREFTTYAECLRQCYVAENTLKRVQDEREQNKPVRREQGRSGQHMRPRNSPAMKKQVYGDRSTQPPRCGRCKANHFGNCKPDLVKCYKCNQLGHFARECTAPDVPEKTKGRVYTLDARKAQGNTNLVAGTCYVNDQPLFVLVDCGATHSFISYPCVRRLGFETSLLHDPMIISSATDDMVEAREICKECSITFNGRRFVIDLICLPLKKIDVVLGMDWLSANSVYIGCKEKAIFIPSEETTPTDAIEHLLEGTVNMINYLFAQEKSFLLVLTSDSKDKKSVSEIPVVCEFSDVFPDDVTSLPPEREVEFSIDLVPGTAPVSIAPYRMSPAELRELKSQLEELTRYGHYEFLVMPFGVTNAPAVFMDYMNRVFQPYLDQFVVIFIDDILIYSRTIEEHMEHLRIVLSVLREKKLFAKLSKCEFWMSEVKFLGHVISGGGVAVDPSKVEAVINWERPKNATEVRSFLGLAGYYRRFIMGFSKLALPLTRLTRKEVSFEWNSEYEKSFQKLK from the exons ATGGCTGAacaacgcagaggtcccggaaggcccaggACGAGGAATGTGGAGCCTGAGACTGGACCGGAGAATGCAGGCGTGCCTTGGGTGCAGATAATGCAACAGATGCAGCAACAGAAtcaaatgatgatgcaaatgatgcaaggcatgcaagGGCAACAACCAACCGCTCCTGCTCCTACTCCTCAGGCTGCAGCAGGGCCTGACTTTCGTGCCTTCTTTCGGATGGATCCGCCAGAGTTCTTGGGTGGCTTAGATCCTGTGATTGCGCATGATTGGCTATATGCTATGGAGATGATATTCCAGGCTATTCAGTGCACAgaagaagagaaggtgatcttCGCTTCTCAGAAAATGAAGGGGCCAGCAGGAAGATGGTGGAATACGGAGTCTACGTATTTCACTAACCGGGGGATTCCAAAGGATTGGCAACATTTCAAGACAGCTTTCTTGGAGAAGTACTATCCCAACAGTGTGCGTGCTTTGAAGAAGCGTGAATTTCAATCTTTCAAGCAAGGCAACATGTCGGTATCTGAATATGCTGAGAGGTTTGAGGACATGGCTGCCTATTCCAGACAAGCGGCTTATGCACCAGATGAGTTGTGGAAGATTGATCAGTTCCTCATGGGGCTGAATGCTGATATTGTGCACAGTGTGTCTCAGAGGGAGTTTACCACCTATGCTGAGTGTTTAAGGCAATGCTATGTTGCCGAGAACACATTGAAGAGAGTCCAAGATGAAAGAGAACAGAATAAGCCGGTTCGTAGGGAACAAGGAAGGTCGGGGCAGCATATGAGACCCCGCAATTCTCCAGCTATGAAGAAACAGGTCTATGGAGATCGCTCTACTCAGCCTCCCCGATGTGGTAGATGCAAGGCAAACCACTTTGGGAATTGCAAACCAGATCTTGTGAAATGTTACAAGTGCAATCAGTTGGGACATTTTGCAAGGGAGTGTACAGCCCCAGATGTTCCTGAAAAGACTAAAGGCCGTGTTTACACCTTGGACGCTAGGAAGGCTCAAGGAAACACCAATCTTGTTGCTGGTACGTGTTATGTTAATGATCAGCCCTTGTTTGTTctagttgattgtggagcaacacattcttttatttcttatccTTGTGTGCGGAGGCTCGGTTTTGAGACGAGTCTTCTTCATGATCCTATGATTATCTCATCGGCTACGGACGATATGGTAGAAGCTCGGGAAATTTGCAAGGAGTGTTCTATTACCTTCAATGGTCGTAGGTTCGTGATTGATCTCATTTGTCTACCTCTTAAGAAGATCGATGTAGTACTTGGTATGGACTGGTTGTCAGCTAACTCGGTGTACATCGGTTGTAAAGAGAAGGCTATCTTCATTCCTTCTGAGGAGACTACACCAACCGATGCCATTGAACATCTTCTTGAAGGTACAGTTAACATGATCAATTACCTTTTTGCTCAAGAGAAGTCTTTCCTTTTGGTTCTTACGTCGGACTCCAAGGATAAGAAGAGTGTATCGGAGATTCCAGTTGTGTGCGAATTTTCCGATGTATTTCCCGATGATGTTACTTCTCTTCCGCCGGAAAGGGAAGTtgaattctctattgatcttgttccGGGTACCGCTCCAGTTTCGATTGCCCCTTATAGGATGTCTCCTGCAGAGCTAAGGGAATtgaagagtcagctggaagagtt aacgagatACGGTCATTACGAGTTTTTGGTTATGCCGTTCGGAGTAACCAATGCTCCTGCTGTCTTTATGGATTACATGAACCGAGTGTTCCAACCGTATTTGGACCAGTTCGTGGtaatcttcatagatgacatcttgatctaCTCTAGAACTATTGAAGAGCACATGGAacatttgaggattgtgttgtCGGTTCTTAGAGAAAAGAAGTTGTTTGCGAAGCTTAGCAAATGTGAGTTCTGGATGTCCGAAGTCAAGTTTCTTGGACATGTCATATCTGGCGGTGGCGTAGCTGTAGACCCTTCAAAGGTAGAAGCAGTGATAAATTGGGAACGACCCAAGAATGCAACTGAGGTCCGTAGTTTCCTAGGCTTGGCAGGTTACTATCGGAGGTTCATTATGGGATTTTCCAAATTGGCATTACCTTTGACCAGACTTACAAGGAAGGAAGTCTCATTCGAATGGAATTCTGAATATGagaagagttttcagaaactcaagTAG
- the LOC131650622 gene encoding uncharacterized protein LOC131650622: MKTSQSKQKIYHDKRRKDLEFEEGYHVFFRVTPVIGVGRALNSRKLTPRFIGPYQILEKKYISDPSHVILIDDVQVRDKLTVEKLSVRIEDREMKNLRGKDISLVKICGCIDVIDVMECIETLGKMCIDDW; encoded by the exons ATGAAAACTTCACAGAGTAAGCAGAAGATCTATCATGATAAGAGAAGAAAGGATCTTGAATTTGAGGAAGGATATCATGTATTTTTTAGAGTCACTCCAGTGATCGGTGTTGGACGTGCGTTGAACTCAAGGAAGCTTACTCCTCGAtttattggaccgtatcagatttTAGAGAAG aaatacatttcagatccatctcatgtgattttGATAGATGATGTACAAGTGCGGGATAAACTTACGGTCGAGAAGTTATCGGTGAGGATCGAAGACCGTGAAATGAAGAATTTGAGAGGCAAGGATATTTCTCTTGTGAAG ATTTGTGGTTGTATCGATGTAATTGATGTTATGGAATGCATCGAAACATTGGGTAAAATGTGTATTGATGATTGGTAA